In a genomic window of Gammaproteobacteria bacterium:
- a CDS encoding PAS domain-containing protein, which yields MESSNEALKSANEELMSTNEELQSAAEELDTSKEELQSVNEELSFANEELRRNNDHLSRANSDIKNLFDNTQIAMMFLDKDLHIRSLTPRMSDLYNLRASDTGRSITDIRARHDYTDLETDFKRVLDTLEPVERSVHTADGEYVLRILPYQTLDGHIDGVVMTFIDITSLTRARADIEALTEARARRAGELEAMLSVLPVGVLICADAKSGQVRTNRMGAEILGVTEGAEISGRGRPPPFKLLRDDSTVASAEFSLQRVLETGEPLRHEGLRVQRADGAVRDIELSAWPVKDEEGALCGAVGVFTDVTERKRQIDLWKAQQSALSRLALFAFGESDIAAVLRQVVTCLCEVLEGARCEVWRLHAERNELVLAATSTDVAIDTKTQAVPADAGNLFGYTLTSELLVVIEDATAETRFAYPSHLRREGMVRGLSVAVKADGGLWGVLCVHDHRRRKFLVYDTNFLQSVADLLGGVLRRKALEIGHGEAQRRQALAEAEDRVRQAERLASLGTLAAGIAHEVNNPLNSILMNAELGIVSLQNERAREKLPRLLDTIIKEARRGGAITRNVLQFAKADQFTPKRLADLNNLILRARDYVAPVLHDSTVELEFALEPALPRIELNQIALEQAMVNLINNAVQSGGSKVKIETAREKDYARVTVTDDGRGIPEAELQHIFDQFYTTRRSQGGSGLGLSLVHRIIADHDGTVEARRRKGRGTQFILRLPLGDKDA from the coding sequence ATGGAATCTTCTAACGAGGCGCTGAAATCGGCCAACGAAGAGCTGATGTCCACCAACGAGGAGCTGCAGTCCGCCGCCGAGGAGCTGGACACCTCGAAAGAAGAGCTGCAATCGGTGAACGAGGAACTGAGCTTCGCCAACGAGGAACTGCGGCGCAACAACGACCATCTCTCGCGCGCCAACAGCGACATCAAGAATCTTTTCGACAACACGCAGATTGCGATGATGTTTCTGGACAAGGACCTTCACATCCGCAGCCTCACGCCGCGCATGAGCGATCTTTATAACCTGCGGGCATCGGATACCGGACGCTCGATTACGGATATTCGCGCCAGGCATGACTACACGGACTTAGAGACTGACTTTAAGCGCGTGCTCGACACCCTCGAGCCGGTGGAGCGCAGTGTGCACACCGCCGATGGCGAATACGTGCTGCGCATCCTGCCCTACCAGACGCTGGATGGCCACATCGACGGCGTGGTGATGACGTTCATCGACATTACCAGCCTCACGCGGGCACGCGCGGATATCGAAGCGTTGACCGAGGCGCGGGCGCGGCGCGCCGGCGAGCTGGAGGCGATGCTCTCCGTGTTGCCTGTGGGCGTGCTGATCTGCGCCGACGCGAAGTCGGGGCAGGTACGCACGAACAGGATGGGCGCCGAAATTCTGGGAGTGACCGAAGGCGCTGAAATCTCCGGCCGCGGGAGGCCACCCCCGTTCAAACTGTTACGCGATGACAGCACCGTGGCGAGCGCGGAGTTTTCGCTGCAAAGAGTGCTCGAAACTGGCGAACCCCTGCGGCACGAGGGTTTGCGGGTGCAGCGCGCCGACGGCGCCGTGCGCGACATTGAACTTTCGGCGTGGCCGGTAAAAGACGAGGAGGGCGCGCTGTGCGGCGCGGTCGGTGTGTTCACCGATGTGACCGAGCGCAAGCGGCAGATCGATTTGTGGAAGGCCCAGCAGTCCGCGCTTTCCCGGCTCGCCCTGTTCGCCTTCGGCGAAAGCGACATCGCCGCGGTTCTGCGACAGGTCGTCACCTGTCTGTGCGAGGTGCTGGAAGGCGCGCGCTGCGAGGTATGGCGGCTGCACGCGGAGCGCAATGAGCTGGTGCTGGCAGCCACCTCGACTGACGTGGCCATTGATACGAAAACGCAGGCCGTACCCGCCGATGCCGGTAATTTATTCGGTTACACTCTGACCAGCGAACTTCTTGTCGTCATCGAAGACGCAACGGCTGAGACTCGCTTTGCGTATCCATCCCACCTGCGCCGCGAGGGTATGGTGCGCGGTCTGAGTGTGGCGGTAAAAGCGGATGGCGGGCTGTGGGGGGTGCTCTGTGTACACGATCACCGGCGGCGGAAATTTCTGGTCTACGACACGAACTTCCTGCAATCGGTCGCGGATCTGCTGGGCGGTGTGTTGCGACGAAAAGCATTGGAGATCGGTCACGGGGAAGCTCAACGCCGGCAGGCGTTGGCCGAGGCCGAGGATCGGGTGCGCCAGGCCGAACGACTGGCGTCGCTGGGGACCTTGGCGGCCGGCATCGCGCACGAGGTCAACAACCCGCTGAACTCCATTCTCATGAACGCCGAACTAGGAATCGTGTCGCTGCAAAACGAGCGTGCCCGCGAGAAGCTGCCCAGACTGCTGGATACGATCATCAAGGAGGCGCGTCGCGGCGGGGCCATTACCCGTAACGTTTTGCAGTTTGCCAAGGCCGATCAATTCACGCCCAAGCGTCTCGCGGACCTGAACAATCTCATTCTCCGCGCACGGGACTATGTGGCACCGGTATTGCACGATTCCACCGTGGAACTCGAATTTGCCCTGGAGCCCGCATTGCCGCGGATCGAGCTGAACCAGATCGCTTTGGAGCAGGCCATGGTCAATCTCATTAACAATGCCGTTCAGTCTGGCGGCTCGAAGGTGAAGATCGAGACTGCACGTGAGAAGGATTACGCGCGGGTGACGGTCACCGACGACGGGCGTGGCATTCCGGAAGCGGAGCTTCAGCATATTTTTGACCAGTTCTACACGACGCGCCGCTCGCAGGGTGGCTCCGGGCTGGGCCTGAGCCTGGTGCACCGCATAATCGCCGACCACGACGGCACGGTCGAAGCACGGCGCCGGAAGGGCAGGGGAACGCAGTTTATATTGCGGTTGCCGCTTGGCGATAAGGATGCGTAA
- a CDS encoding response regulator yields the protein MRNLPQIDWKDSVGEMKKMLIAEDEVHAREALAAFFESQGFEVRCASDGEQALNIGNEFVPDVLITDWLLEGEFSGVGVARALAQAAPHTAIILVSGHPIAELRAITGDLEVEAYMEKPISLFDLNAVVERAAQKEHKKAAT from the coding sequence ATGCGTAATCTGCCGCAGATAGACTGGAAGGACAGTGTGGGCGAAATGAAGAAAATGCTGATCGCCGAGGACGAAGTCCACGCGCGGGAAGCGCTGGCGGCGTTTTTCGAAAGTCAGGGTTTCGAGGTGCGCTGCGCCTCCGACGGCGAACAGGCGCTCAATATCGGTAACGAGTTCGTGCCCGATGTGCTCATAACCGATTGGTTGCTGGAGGGCGAATTCAGCGGCGTGGGTGTCGCGCGCGCGCTGGCGCAGGCCGCGCCGCACACGGCGATTATTCTGGTCTCTGGACATCCGATAGCGGAGCTGCGCGCGATCACCGGTGACCTGGAGGTGGAAGCCTACATGGAGAAACCGATCAGCCTGTTCGACCTCAACGCCGTCGTGGAGCGCGCGGCCCAGAAAGAGCACAAGAAAGCGGCCACATGA